One genomic window of Channa argus isolate prfri chromosome 5, Channa argus male v1.0, whole genome shotgun sequence includes the following:
- the LOC137127075 gene encoding band 4.1-like protein 1 isoform X3 — translation MQDSASDSKMAKQDHNSKHLDEHKETDEMSEKASPNKNLKSPQKGSKRLKTIPFKVTLLDSSEFEGEIEKHSKGQTLMDMVCEHLNLLEKDYFGLTFADTDTQKNWLDPSKEIKKQMRNLPWHFAFAVKFYPPDPSQLTEDITRYYLCLQLRDDMLSGRLPCSFVTHALLGSYTVQAELGDYDQEEHGPDYVSDFRFAPNQTRELEERVMELHRNYKGMTPAEAEINFLENAKKLSMYGVDLHHAKDSEGIEIMLGVCANGLLIYRDRLRINRFAWPKILKISYKRSNFYIKIRPGEYEQFESTIGFKLPNHRAAKRLWKVCIEHHTFFRLVSPEPPPKGFLVMGSKFRYSGRTQAQTRQASALIDRPAPHFERSTSKRYLLSRSLDGAEFSRPVSAMCENHDGLSHRSISEHRRLHSPSVDEQDTELEPSLEQDEDDKPQEQGQETEQDYEGNVSPSRKKEIMLSQLDQEATPRHKQEFLDKSQDVLLKHQASINELKRALREPNSKLMNREKRLSATSPSGTPEKKALVGRALGKDPVNSLSVEGFVQKTLVTSPEGSEDWVLIEKQETYQQDHDWKAEEKNKSLSSDSSWEKKELEKGIDITKMIQKEEPVSTPAIYEEPFADLKKDLGDRRLQSSVASEEELERDAVACMRETHLGIERKCSSMTVSSTSSLEAEVDFTIITDLHPGIEDFSKGMSELGEKEQQLEVGQEDFEETSRFYSARLMGSRDKSPMEEKLPEEGTYYEPPVAKKEPSAVSMAHMMKRADTKTETHTNGSEVHSNIMNVSSQNHDVVIPLEAAIKENGSPVKAVIQERESVGSPLTITAESVTSATTTQVTKTVKGGYSETRIEKRIIITGDDDVDQHQALAMAIQEAKQQHPDMLVTKAVVIRETESPTEELQQKAES, via the exons AAACACTCCAAAGGACAGACCCTTATGGACATGGTTTGTGAGCACCTCAACTTGCTGGAGAAGGACTACTTTGGTCTAACCTTTGCCGACACAGACACCCAGAAG AACTGGTTGGACCCCTCCAAGGAGATCAAGAAGCAGATGCGCA ACTTGCCGTGGCACTTTGCCTTTGCTGTAAAGTTCTACCCTCCAGACCCCTCCCAGCTCACCGAGGACATCACCAG ATACTACCTGTGTCTGCAGCTGAGGGATGACATGCTGTCAGGTCGACTGCCATGCTCGTTCGTCACTCATGCCCTCCTGGGCTCCTACACCGTTCAAGCCGAGCTGGGAGACTACGACCAGGAGGAGCATGGCCCCGACTATGTCAGTGATTTCCGCTTCGCCCCCAACCAGACTCGTGAGCTGGAAGAAAGGGTGATGGAGCTCCATCGAAACTACAA GGGGATGACTCCAGCAGAGGCTGAAATTAACTTCTTGGAGAATGCGAAGAAACTGTCCATGTATGGCGTGGACCTCCACCATGCTAAG GACTCTGAAGGGATTGAGATAATGCTGGGTGTCTGCGCCAATGGCCTGCTGATTTACCGTGATAGGCTGAGGATCAACCGCTTTGCCTGGCCAAAGATCCTGAAGATCTCCTATAAAAGGAGCAACTTTTACATCAAAATACGACCTGGAGAG TATGAGCAATTTGAAAGTACAATCGGTTTTAAGCTTCCCAACCACAGAGCTGCCAAGAGGCTGTGGAAGGTCTGCATTGAGCATCACACCTTCTTTCG GCTGGTATCTCCAGAGCCTCCACCTAAGGGCTTCTTGGTGATGGGTTCAAAGTTTCGATACAGTGGTAGGACACAGGCTCAAACTAGACAAGCCAGCGCTCTAATAGATCGACCTGCTCCACACTTTGAGCGTTCCACCAGCAAGAGGTACCTGCTGTCCAGGAGCTTGGATGGAG CAGAGTTTTCACGGCCCGTCTCAGCCATGTGTGAGAACCATGATGGCCTGTCCCACCGCAGCATCAGTGAACATCGTCGTCTCCATAGCCCCTCTGTGGACGAGCAGGACACTGAGCTGGAGCCCAGTTTAGAGCAGGATGAGGACGACAAGCCACAGGAGCAGGGCCAGGAGACGGAGCAGGACTATGAAGGCAACGTCTCTCcaagcagaaagaaagagattaTG CTCTCTCAGTTGGACCAGGAGGCTACTCCTCGGCACAAACAGGAG TTTCTGGATAAGTCTCAGGACGTCTTGCTGAAGCACCAGGCCAGCATCAACGAGCTGAAGAGAGCCCTGAGGGAGCCCAACAGCAAGCTGATGAACCGCGAGAAGCGTCTGTCAGCAACCTCCCCATCTGGGACGCCAGAGAAGAAGGCT TTGGTGGGCCGAGCACTGGGAAAGGACCCTGTTAACAGCCTGTCTGTTGAGGGTTTCGTCCAGAAGACTCTGGTGACTTCACCTGAG GGCTCTGAGGATTGGGTATTGAttgaaaaacaagaaacttATCAACAGGACCATGACTGGAAGGCAGAGGAAAAGAACAAATCTCTCTCATCTGATTCGTCATGGGAGAAAAAGGAGCTTGAAAAAGGGATAGACATTACCAAGATGATACAAAAAGAG GAGCCTGTCTCGACTCCTGCCATTTATGAAGAACCGTTTGCTGATTTAAAG AAGGACCTCGGGGACAGGAGGCTCCAGTCGAGCGTAGCCTCAGAGGAGGAACTGGAGCGGGATGCGGTGGCCTGCATGAGGGAAACTCACTTGGGCATTGAGCGCAAGTGCTCCAGTATGACGGTGAGCTCCACGTCCAGCCTGGAGGCTGAGGTTGATTTCACTATTATCACGGATCTCCACCCCGGTATAGAGGACTTCTCTAAAGGCATGTCAGAGCTGGGAGAGAAGGAGCAACAGCTAGAGGTGGGCCAAGAGGACTTTGAAGAGACTTCCAGGTTCTACTCCGCCCGTCTAATGGGCTCCAGGGACAAGTCTCCCATGGAGGAGAAGCTCCCTGAGGAGGGAACGTATTATGAG cCTCCTGTGGCAAAGAAAGAACCCAGTGCTGTGAGCATGGCTCATATGATGAAGAGAGCAGATACAAAGACGGAGACACATACGAATGGATCAGAGGTCCACTCCAACATCATGAATGTCTCCTCGCAG AATCATGACGTTGTCATTCCGCTGGAGGCAGCTATTAAAGAAAATGGCTCTCCT GTAAAAGCTGTTATCCAGGAGAGGGAGTCTGTTGGGTCCCCGCTGACCATCACTGCTGAGAGTGTCACCTCAGCAACCACAACACAAGTTACCAAG ACTGTGAAAGGTGGCTACTCAGAGACCAGAATCGAGAAAAGGATTATAATCACAGGAGATGATGATGTGGACCAACATCAA GCCCTTGCTATGGCAATCCAAGAGGCTAAGCAGCAGCATCCCGACATGCTGGTGACAAAAGCAGTGGTTATCAGGGAAACAGAGTCGCCCACTGAGGAGTTGCAGCAGAAAGCAGAG TCCTGA
- the LOC137127075 gene encoding band 4.1-like protein 1 isoform X2, with protein sequence MQDSASDSKMAKQDHNSKHLDEHKETDEMSEKASPNKNLKSPQKGSKRLKTIPFKVTLLDSSEFEGEIEKHSKGQTLMDMVCEHLNLLEKDYFGLTFADTDTQKNWLDPSKEIKKQMRNLPWHFAFAVKFYPPDPSQLTEDITRYYLCLQLRDDMLSGRLPCSFVTHALLGSYTVQAELGDYDQEEHGPDYVSDFRFAPNQTRELEERVMELHRNYKGMTPAEAEINFLENAKKLSMYGVDLHHAKDSEGIEIMLGVCANGLLIYRDRLRINRFAWPKILKISYKRSNFYIKIRPGEYEQFESTIGFKLPNHRAAKRLWKVCIEHHTFFRLVSPEPPPKGFLVMGSKFRYSGRTQAQTRQASALIDRPAPHFERSTSKRYLLSRSLDGEFSRPVSAMCENHDGLSHRSISEHRRLHSPSVDEQDTELEPSLEQDEDDKPQEQGQETEQDYEGNVSPSRKKEIMEETGSPIDSKPELSQLDQEATPRHKQEFLDKSQDVLLKHQASINELKRALREPNSKLMNREKRLSATSPSGTPEKKALVGRALGKDPVNSLSVEGFVQKTLVTSPEGSEDWVLIEKQETYQQDHDWKAEEKNKSLSSDSSWEKKELEKGIDITKMIQKEEPVSTPAIYEEPFADLKKDLGDRRLQSSVASEEELERDAVACMRETHLGIERKCSSMTVSSTSSLEAEVDFTIITDLHPGIEDFSKGMSELGEKEQQLEVGQEDFEETSRFYSARLMGSRDKSPMEEKLPEEGTYYEPPVAKKEPSAVSMAHMMKRADTKTETHTNGSEVHSNIMNVSSQNHDVVIPLEAAIKENGSPVKAVIQERESVGSPLTITAESVTSATTTQVTKTVKGGYSETRIEKRIIITGDDDVDQHQALAMAIQEAKQQHPDMLVTKAVVIRETESPTEELQQKAES encoded by the exons AAACACTCCAAAGGACAGACCCTTATGGACATGGTTTGTGAGCACCTCAACTTGCTGGAGAAGGACTACTTTGGTCTAACCTTTGCCGACACAGACACCCAGAAG AACTGGTTGGACCCCTCCAAGGAGATCAAGAAGCAGATGCGCA ACTTGCCGTGGCACTTTGCCTTTGCTGTAAAGTTCTACCCTCCAGACCCCTCCCAGCTCACCGAGGACATCACCAG ATACTACCTGTGTCTGCAGCTGAGGGATGACATGCTGTCAGGTCGACTGCCATGCTCGTTCGTCACTCATGCCCTCCTGGGCTCCTACACCGTTCAAGCCGAGCTGGGAGACTACGACCAGGAGGAGCATGGCCCCGACTATGTCAGTGATTTCCGCTTCGCCCCCAACCAGACTCGTGAGCTGGAAGAAAGGGTGATGGAGCTCCATCGAAACTACAA GGGGATGACTCCAGCAGAGGCTGAAATTAACTTCTTGGAGAATGCGAAGAAACTGTCCATGTATGGCGTGGACCTCCACCATGCTAAG GACTCTGAAGGGATTGAGATAATGCTGGGTGTCTGCGCCAATGGCCTGCTGATTTACCGTGATAGGCTGAGGATCAACCGCTTTGCCTGGCCAAAGATCCTGAAGATCTCCTATAAAAGGAGCAACTTTTACATCAAAATACGACCTGGAGAG TATGAGCAATTTGAAAGTACAATCGGTTTTAAGCTTCCCAACCACAGAGCTGCCAAGAGGCTGTGGAAGGTCTGCATTGAGCATCACACCTTCTTTCG GCTGGTATCTCCAGAGCCTCCACCTAAGGGCTTCTTGGTGATGGGTTCAAAGTTTCGATACAGTGGTAGGACACAGGCTCAAACTAGACAAGCCAGCGCTCTAATAGATCGACCTGCTCCACACTTTGAGCGTTCCACCAGCAAGAGGTACCTGCTGTCCAGGAGCTTGGATGGAG AGTTTTCACGGCCCGTCTCAGCCATGTGTGAGAACCATGATGGCCTGTCCCACCGCAGCATCAGTGAACATCGTCGTCTCCATAGCCCCTCTGTGGACGAGCAGGACACTGAGCTGGAGCCCAGTTTAGAGCAGGATGAGGACGACAAGCCACAGGAGCAGGGCCAGGAGACGGAGCAGGACTATGAAGGCAACGTCTCTCcaagcagaaagaaagagattaTG GAGGAGACTGGGTCACCAATTGACAGTAAACCAGAG CTCTCTCAGTTGGACCAGGAGGCTACTCCTCGGCACAAACAGGAG TTTCTGGATAAGTCTCAGGACGTCTTGCTGAAGCACCAGGCCAGCATCAACGAGCTGAAGAGAGCCCTGAGGGAGCCCAACAGCAAGCTGATGAACCGCGAGAAGCGTCTGTCAGCAACCTCCCCATCTGGGACGCCAGAGAAGAAGGCT TTGGTGGGCCGAGCACTGGGAAAGGACCCTGTTAACAGCCTGTCTGTTGAGGGTTTCGTCCAGAAGACTCTGGTGACTTCACCTGAG GGCTCTGAGGATTGGGTATTGAttgaaaaacaagaaacttATCAACAGGACCATGACTGGAAGGCAGAGGAAAAGAACAAATCTCTCTCATCTGATTCGTCATGGGAGAAAAAGGAGCTTGAAAAAGGGATAGACATTACCAAGATGATACAAAAAGAG GAGCCTGTCTCGACTCCTGCCATTTATGAAGAACCGTTTGCTGATTTAAAG AAGGACCTCGGGGACAGGAGGCTCCAGTCGAGCGTAGCCTCAGAGGAGGAACTGGAGCGGGATGCGGTGGCCTGCATGAGGGAAACTCACTTGGGCATTGAGCGCAAGTGCTCCAGTATGACGGTGAGCTCCACGTCCAGCCTGGAGGCTGAGGTTGATTTCACTATTATCACGGATCTCCACCCCGGTATAGAGGACTTCTCTAAAGGCATGTCAGAGCTGGGAGAGAAGGAGCAACAGCTAGAGGTGGGCCAAGAGGACTTTGAAGAGACTTCCAGGTTCTACTCCGCCCGTCTAATGGGCTCCAGGGACAAGTCTCCCATGGAGGAGAAGCTCCCTGAGGAGGGAACGTATTATGAG cCTCCTGTGGCAAAGAAAGAACCCAGTGCTGTGAGCATGGCTCATATGATGAAGAGAGCAGATACAAAGACGGAGACACATACGAATGGATCAGAGGTCCACTCCAACATCATGAATGTCTCCTCGCAG AATCATGACGTTGTCATTCCGCTGGAGGCAGCTATTAAAGAAAATGGCTCTCCT GTAAAAGCTGTTATCCAGGAGAGGGAGTCTGTTGGGTCCCCGCTGACCATCACTGCTGAGAGTGTCACCTCAGCAACCACAACACAAGTTACCAAG ACTGTGAAAGGTGGCTACTCAGAGACCAGAATCGAGAAAAGGATTATAATCACAGGAGATGATGATGTGGACCAACATCAA GCCCTTGCTATGGCAATCCAAGAGGCTAAGCAGCAGCATCCCGACATGCTGGTGACAAAAGCAGTGGTTATCAGGGAAACAGAGTCGCCCACTGAGGAGTTGCAGCAGAAAGCAGAG TCCTGA
- the LOC137127075 gene encoding band 4.1-like protein 1 isoform X4: MQDSASDSKMAKQDHNSKHLDEHKETDEMSEKASPNKNLKSPQKGSKRLKTIPFKVTLLDSSEFEGEIEKHSKGQTLMDMVCEHLNLLEKDYFGLTFADTDTQKNWLDPSKEIKKQMRNLPWHFAFAVKFYPPDPSQLTEDITRYYLCLQLRDDMLSGRLPCSFVTHALLGSYTVQAELGDYDQEEHGPDYVSDFRFAPNQTRELEERVMELHRNYKGMTPAEAEINFLENAKKLSMYGVDLHHAKDSEGIEIMLGVCANGLLIYRDRLRINRFAWPKILKISYKRSNFYIKIRPGEYEQFESTIGFKLPNHRAAKRLWKVCIEHHTFFRLVSPEPPPKGFLVMGSKFRYSGRTQAQTRQASALIDRPAPHFERSTSKRYLLSRSLDGAEFSRPVSAMCENHDGLSHRSISEHRRLHSPSVDEQDTELEPSLEQDEDDKPQEQGQETEQDYEGNVSPSRKKEIMEETGSPIDSKPEFLDKSQDVLLKHQASINELKRALREPNSKLMNREKRLSATSPSGTPEKKALVGRALGKDPVNSLSVEGFVQKTLVTSPEGSEDWVLIEKQETYQQDHDWKAEEKNKSLSSDSSWEKKELEKGIDITKMIQKEEPVSTPAIYEEPFADLKKDLGDRRLQSSVASEEELERDAVACMRETHLGIERKCSSMTVSSTSSLEAEVDFTIITDLHPGIEDFSKGMSELGEKEQQLEVGQEDFEETSRFYSARLMGSRDKSPMEEKLPEEGTYYEPPVAKKEPSAVSMAHMMKRADTKTETHTNGSEVHSNIMNVSSQNHDVVIPLEAAIKENGSPVKAVIQERESVGSPLTITAESVTSATTTQVTKTVKGGYSETRIEKRIIITGDDDVDQHQALAMAIQEAKQQHPDMLVTKAVVIRETESPTEELQQKAES, encoded by the exons AAACACTCCAAAGGACAGACCCTTATGGACATGGTTTGTGAGCACCTCAACTTGCTGGAGAAGGACTACTTTGGTCTAACCTTTGCCGACACAGACACCCAGAAG AACTGGTTGGACCCCTCCAAGGAGATCAAGAAGCAGATGCGCA ACTTGCCGTGGCACTTTGCCTTTGCTGTAAAGTTCTACCCTCCAGACCCCTCCCAGCTCACCGAGGACATCACCAG ATACTACCTGTGTCTGCAGCTGAGGGATGACATGCTGTCAGGTCGACTGCCATGCTCGTTCGTCACTCATGCCCTCCTGGGCTCCTACACCGTTCAAGCCGAGCTGGGAGACTACGACCAGGAGGAGCATGGCCCCGACTATGTCAGTGATTTCCGCTTCGCCCCCAACCAGACTCGTGAGCTGGAAGAAAGGGTGATGGAGCTCCATCGAAACTACAA GGGGATGACTCCAGCAGAGGCTGAAATTAACTTCTTGGAGAATGCGAAGAAACTGTCCATGTATGGCGTGGACCTCCACCATGCTAAG GACTCTGAAGGGATTGAGATAATGCTGGGTGTCTGCGCCAATGGCCTGCTGATTTACCGTGATAGGCTGAGGATCAACCGCTTTGCCTGGCCAAAGATCCTGAAGATCTCCTATAAAAGGAGCAACTTTTACATCAAAATACGACCTGGAGAG TATGAGCAATTTGAAAGTACAATCGGTTTTAAGCTTCCCAACCACAGAGCTGCCAAGAGGCTGTGGAAGGTCTGCATTGAGCATCACACCTTCTTTCG GCTGGTATCTCCAGAGCCTCCACCTAAGGGCTTCTTGGTGATGGGTTCAAAGTTTCGATACAGTGGTAGGACACAGGCTCAAACTAGACAAGCCAGCGCTCTAATAGATCGACCTGCTCCACACTTTGAGCGTTCCACCAGCAAGAGGTACCTGCTGTCCAGGAGCTTGGATGGAG CAGAGTTTTCACGGCCCGTCTCAGCCATGTGTGAGAACCATGATGGCCTGTCCCACCGCAGCATCAGTGAACATCGTCGTCTCCATAGCCCCTCTGTGGACGAGCAGGACACTGAGCTGGAGCCCAGTTTAGAGCAGGATGAGGACGACAAGCCACAGGAGCAGGGCCAGGAGACGGAGCAGGACTATGAAGGCAACGTCTCTCcaagcagaaagaaagagattaTG GAGGAGACTGGGTCACCAATTGACAGTAAACCAGAG TTTCTGGATAAGTCTCAGGACGTCTTGCTGAAGCACCAGGCCAGCATCAACGAGCTGAAGAGAGCCCTGAGGGAGCCCAACAGCAAGCTGATGAACCGCGAGAAGCGTCTGTCAGCAACCTCCCCATCTGGGACGCCAGAGAAGAAGGCT TTGGTGGGCCGAGCACTGGGAAAGGACCCTGTTAACAGCCTGTCTGTTGAGGGTTTCGTCCAGAAGACTCTGGTGACTTCACCTGAG GGCTCTGAGGATTGGGTATTGAttgaaaaacaagaaacttATCAACAGGACCATGACTGGAAGGCAGAGGAAAAGAACAAATCTCTCTCATCTGATTCGTCATGGGAGAAAAAGGAGCTTGAAAAAGGGATAGACATTACCAAGATGATACAAAAAGAG GAGCCTGTCTCGACTCCTGCCATTTATGAAGAACCGTTTGCTGATTTAAAG AAGGACCTCGGGGACAGGAGGCTCCAGTCGAGCGTAGCCTCAGAGGAGGAACTGGAGCGGGATGCGGTGGCCTGCATGAGGGAAACTCACTTGGGCATTGAGCGCAAGTGCTCCAGTATGACGGTGAGCTCCACGTCCAGCCTGGAGGCTGAGGTTGATTTCACTATTATCACGGATCTCCACCCCGGTATAGAGGACTTCTCTAAAGGCATGTCAGAGCTGGGAGAGAAGGAGCAACAGCTAGAGGTGGGCCAAGAGGACTTTGAAGAGACTTCCAGGTTCTACTCCGCCCGTCTAATGGGCTCCAGGGACAAGTCTCCCATGGAGGAGAAGCTCCCTGAGGAGGGAACGTATTATGAG cCTCCTGTGGCAAAGAAAGAACCCAGTGCTGTGAGCATGGCTCATATGATGAAGAGAGCAGATACAAAGACGGAGACACATACGAATGGATCAGAGGTCCACTCCAACATCATGAATGTCTCCTCGCAG AATCATGACGTTGTCATTCCGCTGGAGGCAGCTATTAAAGAAAATGGCTCTCCT GTAAAAGCTGTTATCCAGGAGAGGGAGTCTGTTGGGTCCCCGCTGACCATCACTGCTGAGAGTGTCACCTCAGCAACCACAACACAAGTTACCAAG ACTGTGAAAGGTGGCTACTCAGAGACCAGAATCGAGAAAAGGATTATAATCACAGGAGATGATGATGTGGACCAACATCAA GCCCTTGCTATGGCAATCCAAGAGGCTAAGCAGCAGCATCCCGACATGCTGGTGACAAAAGCAGTGGTTATCAGGGAAACAGAGTCGCCCACTGAGGAGTTGCAGCAGAAAGCAGAG TCCTGA
- the LOC137127075 gene encoding band 4.1-like protein 1 isoform X8, producing MQDSASDSKMAKQDHNSKHLDEHKETDEMSEKASPNKNLKSPQKGSKRLKTIPFKVTLLDSSEFEGEIEKHSKGQTLMDMVCEHLNLLEKDYFGLTFADTDTQKNWLDPSKEIKKQMRNLPWHFAFAVKFYPPDPSQLTEDITRYYLCLQLRDDMLSGRLPCSFVTHALLGSYTVQAELGDYDQEEHGPDYVSDFRFAPNQTRELEERVMELHRNYKGMTPAEAEINFLENAKKLSMYGVDLHHAKDSEGIEIMLGVCANGLLIYRDRLRINRFAWPKILKISYKRSNFYIKIRPGEYEQFESTIGFKLPNHRAAKRLWKVCIEHHTFFRLVSPEPPPKGFLVMGSKFRYSGRTQAQTRQASALIDRPAPHFERSTSKRYLLSRSLDGAEFSRPVSAMCENHDGLSHRSISEHRRLHSPSVDEQDTELEPSLEQDEDDKPQEQGQETEQDYEGNVSPSRKKEIMEETGSPIDSKPELSQLDQEATPRHKQEFLDKSQDVLLKHQASINELKRALREPNSKLMNREKRLSATSPSGTPEKKAEPVSTPAIYEEPFADLKKDLGDRRLQSSVASEEELERDAVACMRETHLGIERKCSSMTVSSTSSLEAEVDFTIITDLHPGIEDFSKGMSELGEKEQQLEVGQEDFEETSRFYSARLMGSRDKSPMEEKLPEEGTYYEPPVAKKEPSAVSMAHMMKRADTKTETHTNGSEVHSNIMNVSSQNHDVVIPLEAAIKENGSPVKAVIQERESVGSPLTITAESVTSATTTQVTKTVKGGYSETRIEKRIIITGDDDVDQHQALAMAIQEAKQQHPDMLVTKAVVIRETESPTEELQQKAES from the exons AAACACTCCAAAGGACAGACCCTTATGGACATGGTTTGTGAGCACCTCAACTTGCTGGAGAAGGACTACTTTGGTCTAACCTTTGCCGACACAGACACCCAGAAG AACTGGTTGGACCCCTCCAAGGAGATCAAGAAGCAGATGCGCA ACTTGCCGTGGCACTTTGCCTTTGCTGTAAAGTTCTACCCTCCAGACCCCTCCCAGCTCACCGAGGACATCACCAG ATACTACCTGTGTCTGCAGCTGAGGGATGACATGCTGTCAGGTCGACTGCCATGCTCGTTCGTCACTCATGCCCTCCTGGGCTCCTACACCGTTCAAGCCGAGCTGGGAGACTACGACCAGGAGGAGCATGGCCCCGACTATGTCAGTGATTTCCGCTTCGCCCCCAACCAGACTCGTGAGCTGGAAGAAAGGGTGATGGAGCTCCATCGAAACTACAA GGGGATGACTCCAGCAGAGGCTGAAATTAACTTCTTGGAGAATGCGAAGAAACTGTCCATGTATGGCGTGGACCTCCACCATGCTAAG GACTCTGAAGGGATTGAGATAATGCTGGGTGTCTGCGCCAATGGCCTGCTGATTTACCGTGATAGGCTGAGGATCAACCGCTTTGCCTGGCCAAAGATCCTGAAGATCTCCTATAAAAGGAGCAACTTTTACATCAAAATACGACCTGGAGAG TATGAGCAATTTGAAAGTACAATCGGTTTTAAGCTTCCCAACCACAGAGCTGCCAAGAGGCTGTGGAAGGTCTGCATTGAGCATCACACCTTCTTTCG GCTGGTATCTCCAGAGCCTCCACCTAAGGGCTTCTTGGTGATGGGTTCAAAGTTTCGATACAGTGGTAGGACACAGGCTCAAACTAGACAAGCCAGCGCTCTAATAGATCGACCTGCTCCACACTTTGAGCGTTCCACCAGCAAGAGGTACCTGCTGTCCAGGAGCTTGGATGGAG CAGAGTTTTCACGGCCCGTCTCAGCCATGTGTGAGAACCATGATGGCCTGTCCCACCGCAGCATCAGTGAACATCGTCGTCTCCATAGCCCCTCTGTGGACGAGCAGGACACTGAGCTGGAGCCCAGTTTAGAGCAGGATGAGGACGACAAGCCACAGGAGCAGGGCCAGGAGACGGAGCAGGACTATGAAGGCAACGTCTCTCcaagcagaaagaaagagattaTG GAGGAGACTGGGTCACCAATTGACAGTAAACCAGAG CTCTCTCAGTTGGACCAGGAGGCTACTCCTCGGCACAAACAGGAG TTTCTGGATAAGTCTCAGGACGTCTTGCTGAAGCACCAGGCCAGCATCAACGAGCTGAAGAGAGCCCTGAGGGAGCCCAACAGCAAGCTGATGAACCGCGAGAAGCGTCTGTCAGCAACCTCCCCATCTGGGACGCCAGAGAAGAAGGCT GAGCCTGTCTCGACTCCTGCCATTTATGAAGAACCGTTTGCTGATTTAAAG AAGGACCTCGGGGACAGGAGGCTCCAGTCGAGCGTAGCCTCAGAGGAGGAACTGGAGCGGGATGCGGTGGCCTGCATGAGGGAAACTCACTTGGGCATTGAGCGCAAGTGCTCCAGTATGACGGTGAGCTCCACGTCCAGCCTGGAGGCTGAGGTTGATTTCACTATTATCACGGATCTCCACCCCGGTATAGAGGACTTCTCTAAAGGCATGTCAGAGCTGGGAGAGAAGGAGCAACAGCTAGAGGTGGGCCAAGAGGACTTTGAAGAGACTTCCAGGTTCTACTCCGCCCGTCTAATGGGCTCCAGGGACAAGTCTCCCATGGAGGAGAAGCTCCCTGAGGAGGGAACGTATTATGAG cCTCCTGTGGCAAAGAAAGAACCCAGTGCTGTGAGCATGGCTCATATGATGAAGAGAGCAGATACAAAGACGGAGACACATACGAATGGATCAGAGGTCCACTCCAACATCATGAATGTCTCCTCGCAG AATCATGACGTTGTCATTCCGCTGGAGGCAGCTATTAAAGAAAATGGCTCTCCT GTAAAAGCTGTTATCCAGGAGAGGGAGTCTGTTGGGTCCCCGCTGACCATCACTGCTGAGAGTGTCACCTCAGCAACCACAACACAAGTTACCAAG ACTGTGAAAGGTGGCTACTCAGAGACCAGAATCGAGAAAAGGATTATAATCACAGGAGATGATGATGTGGACCAACATCAA GCCCTTGCTATGGCAATCCAAGAGGCTAAGCAGCAGCATCCCGACATGCTGGTGACAAAAGCAGTGGTTATCAGGGAAACAGAGTCGCCCACTGAGGAGTTGCAGCAGAAAGCAGAG TCCTGA